From Mucilaginibacter gotjawali:
GTCATCAGTTCCTCCATTAAGTATCAAACCGTTTGAAGAAAATGCGTTCCAATGCCATGACCCTCTGCTATGGGTTTAAACGGCTTTTCCATTTGGCGCAATACTTAGTATTGTGACAAATACAATAAAAAAGTGGCGCGATATATAGTATCGCGCCATATATATAATCAAAATGGCGCGATACATAGAATCGCGCCACGGAAAACACACCGATCCGTCATTACCAGTATACAAAATAAGTAAAAATTAAAAGTCAATTATGCACATTATTAGCGGTCACTTCAATTTCGGCATTCAGGAAAGTATACGGAAGCAGGTCGCTAAAAGCAATTAAAGGGTTTGATTTAAAGGCAGGCTAAAACAAAAGGTGCTGCCTTTGCCAGGTTCGCTTTGAATGCTAAAAGTACCTTTATGCTTTTTGATGATCTCCGAAGCGATATATAAACCAAGGCCGACACCTTGGAACTGGATGGCGGTTTTGCTGACGCGATAAAAGCGCTGAAACAAGTTGTCGATGTCTGTTGCGGCGATGCCGACACCAAAATCTTTTACACAGACTTCGATACGACCTTTAGCAACTTTCGCATTAACAATGACCTGGCGGGCATCTGGCGAATATTTGATGGCATTGTTCAGCAGGTTGATTAATACCTGCTCAATCCGGAACTGGTCACCGGAATACAGTAATTCAACTGAATTTTCGAGAATGATCTCATGTTGATTAGCGGTCAGTTCTACATTGGCGATGCTATTGGTCAGTGCATCAGCAAAGTAAAACGCCGTAATATTGAGATCGATCTGGCCGGAATTGATTTTGGTGACATCCAGCAGGTCGGCGATCAGTTTTTCCAACCGCTTGATGCTGTTGCTTGCATTGGCCAGAAACGGATATAACTTGTCCGCCTTGTCCGTTTTTTTTTCCAGCAGTTGGTGAATCACTTTGATATTGGTTAAAGGTGTTTTAAACTCGTGGCTGACCATATTGAAAAACTCATCTTTCTTGGCTTCAGCTACAGCCCGCCTTTCCTTTTCGAGTTTCTGCACCAGTAGTTCCCGGTTGGCGATAATTAGTTCGGCGGCCCGTTTGCTTTTCTCTTCGTCCTGGTAGCCCAGTTCTTTCAATGCGATTAGGAGTTCAGCGGCGCGTTTTTCTTTTTCCTCGTCCTGGAAGTCCAGTTCGATATTGGCAATGATCAGTTCGGCGGCCCGCTTGCCTTTTTCCTGGTTCTCAAACACCAGTTTTTTATTAGCGATAATAAGCTCATCTGCCCGTTTTTCCTTTTCCAGGTTTTGAAAAATAAGCTCCTTATTGGCAATGATCAGTTCTTCGGCCAGTTTTTCTTTTAGCCGGTTTTGCAATAATAACTCTTCATTAGCGACGATGAGCTCCGCCGCGCGTTTCTCTTTTTCTTTATTTTGAAAGATGAGTTCGGTATTGGCTAAGATCAGCTCCGCAGCACGCTTTTCCCGCTCCCGGTTTTGTGCATCCAACTGGGTATAGGCAATGACCAGCTCGGCAGCAAGTTTTTCTTTTTCGGCAATTTGGAAGATGAATTCCTTATCGGCGATAATGAGTTCGGCAGCGCGCTTTGTTTTTTCTTTATTGAGCAGGTCCAGTGCATTGTTGGCGATGGTCAGTTCGGCGGCGCGCTTTAGTTTTTCTTCATTCTGAAAACCCAACTCGATGTTAGCCAGGATCAACTCTGCTTCAAACTTGGCCTTATCCTGGTTGGCTATGAGTAATTGCGCCGCTAAATTTTCTGTATCCATAAGGGCTGCTAGGGCAGTTAACGATTAGTAATTGTAAATTTTGAAAAAGCGTACAAGTAGTTCTTATTAATTCACCACAATAATCACTCCATAAACTAAGAAATCAAGGTTTTACCAAGTTTAAAACTACAGTTCCAGGCACCGCTGCGGATCTCGAACAAGACTTCTTCCTCCAGGACAGTAAATGTTCGATAACCCAGCCCGTAATTTCTTTTTTGACTTTCCGATAGCGGTGTAGAAAATCACCTTCCATTTCCGGCAGGTGGAGCAGGATATGTCCTTTAAAGAAGATCGTCTCCCAATCGGACGGACACTTTTCACGAATAAGGGCTATGATTGGCCATCAAATTAGATTTCTGTCATCACAAACACAACCTGGTTGCCTAAAGTCAACGGAATGAACTGATCAAGACTCCCAGAATATCCAAAATACGCATTAATTGGATGCCTGAGCATTCATTACTGATGGAAATTCAGCTTTTGTAGCCCCTGTGATCTCACCATTTGCTTTATTTTGCACAAAACCGATCAGCTCCCATTTCTGCGGATCAAAACCGTGGGGCAAGCTTAGATTTTCTGTCCCATCTTTGGAATTGTTTAAGGCGATACTTTTCAGCTGGGTCACTATTTGTACATGAGATAAGGTACGGCCGCCGTTTTCACCCCGTTGTACTTTGGTAGTGGCGTTCTTTTCAACCAGGGCAACAATCAGGACGGAGTTATTCACTGCACCGGTAGTATAGTGTATAGTGGCCTTGTCACCATCGACTTTAATATTATTCAAAGCCAGTTCAGACTTTGCCGCTATTTCCAGGTCCGATTTGATCGCATTGCGCAAGGTGCCTTCCTCAGAGCCCACAAATTCTTTACGGCCATTCACCACGATCTGCGGCGTGTAAACCGATGACAAGTTCAGCCAATCAGCATACTGGTTTTGCCTGGCCGAATATTCCGGGCTGCTGAAAACGTCTTTCCATCCCAGGCGGTTCCAGTAATCTACATGGTAGGCCAGGATATAAACCGGTTTATCGGTCACTTCCTTTTCCACACGGGCCACCAGCGCATCAGCGGGCGGACAACTGGAGCAGCCTTCAGAGGTAAACAGTTCGATCACTGCAAAACCTTTTCCCGGTGTTGCCGCTTTGGTTAATTTTTCGCTTTTAATAGAGGTAAATGCCTGAGCCACTATTGCTGTCAATCCGAGGCAGGCAACGGCTATAAATATTCTTGATGATTTCATTTTTTTTATTGTTAATTAGTTGAATAATTATTTTACGAATTGGTCGGCACGACAATCAATTCCTTACAATAAAAATTAGATTTTTTTCGATAGCGCAAGCCTCACCCGATTTGCTACGAGGTACTGGGGGCTCTTAAATAGAAGATTTCATTAACAAAAAAGTTTATATCCTACTCCGCGTAAGGCTTCTTCATTCCAAATCTTGAGCACGCAGCTAACCGTTGGTGAGATCGCTTACGTTTTGAGTAGGTTCAATCCTTCAATAACATTGATTTGGCCAAATTGCCAATGATTGCCAGCGATGAGTCGATCTTCGCGTTAAATAGCGGACAACTGTTAATCCGGATATAATTCTTGAAACGGTCCGAAGGAGAAAAAATATGCCCAGGGCAGAAGCTGATGCCTTTCATCAATGCCACCTTTTGCATTTCCGTGATATCAAGCTGCTCCGGAAATTCGATCCAGAAACTAAATCCTCCGGACGGGCTGGAAAGCTTGATAATTTCGGGAAAGTGCCTCAATATGGCCTCTTTATATTTAATGTGCTGTACTTTCATCGCAGCCCGCAGCTTTTTCAGATGAGCGTTGTAGGTACCGCCTTCGAGATATCTTCCAATAGCGTCCTGTAAAAGACTGTTGGTGGATATATTATTGGAAAACTTATGCTTTTCGATTTCTGCCTGATATTTGCCGGCAGCTACCCAGCCGATGCGGAAGCCCGGTGGCAGCGTTTTTGAAAAGGATGAACAGTAAAGCACATTATCATAGGTGTCGTAGGCTTTGGCCGGTAATGGTCGGGTAGCGCCAAAATAGAGTTCACCTAAAGCGTCATCCTCGATTAAGGGGATATTCCGTTCCCCGAGAAGTTTCACCAAACGTATTTTGTTTTCCTCGGGCATCGAGGCGCCGGTAGGGTTATGGCAGGAAGGCATAAAAACGCAGGCAGACACTTTGTTATGCATCAGGGCTACTTCCAGCTCATCAATATTCAGCCCGGTGGCCGGATCTACACTGATAGACAGGGCCTTCAGGCCTCTGCTTTCCAAACATTGCAGGATCGCGTGATAGCTCGGCGATTCCACGGCCACGATGTCCCCGCGCCTGGTCACGGTGTCGAGGCAAAGGCTGATCGCTTCCAGGCAACCGTTGGTAATCAGTATGTCGTCAGGAAGTATCCGTTTATTCCATTCAAAAGAATGAAGGGCAACCTGGCTCAGCAATCGCGGATGTCCTTCCAGGAATGGATATTGGTAATTGTCAATCGCTACCTCTTTTATGGCTGCCTGCATTGCCTTATTGATCTTCGCTATCGGTAATAACTCATTGACAGGAGCAAGGATTGAGAAATTGATTACGCCATATTTTCGGGTATTTTTCATCATGATACGCTCCATTGCGTAAACATTGACAAATTCCGGTAACGGAATAATGCCTTTACCGGAACTGGACGTGCCTTCACGTTTACCGCTGACCACGAATCCGGACCTGGGCCGGGGGGTGATCAGCCCGCGGTCTTCCATTATGGAATAAGCTTGAAATACGGTAGTCGTGCTTACGTTTAATGTAGTGCTGATCTTACGAACCGAAGGGATTTTGTCCCCAGGCTTAAGCTGAAGAATTTGTATCGTTTCTTCAATCTTTTGGATCACCTGTTCGTAACGGTATTGTCGTTGTTCTATCATGAGCTGATTAAATCAAATCTAAGAAGATTTTAATACACGTGAAGTGCCTGGAGGTGTTCTTAATGCTTATAAAGTTTTTAACTTCCAGTGGTGGTAAATTCATTTTTGAAATAAATCGATTCCATCATTCCTGCCCGCGGATCGTTTGGACGTATGTTTTGCCGTAAGGATAGAACAGTTCCTTGCGGCCTTCCTGCCATGCGCGTTTCATTTCAGGCGTGGTAATGTCCCAATCCGGCCTGCATTTCCTGGTGACCTCGCGCAAATCCTGACGCAAGTCCTCCATCGTCGGCCTTCCGAAGAACCAGTACCCGTCGTAGATCTTGTGGATGAAGAGTTCCGGCTCAAGAACAATAACGTGGGGGATCATTGGATTGTGCAGCGAGTCGGTATATTCGGCGATGTCAAGATCCTTCTGGACAATGCGGCCCGCGTCGGAAAGAAAGGGCCAGTGAGCGCCAACTCCACTACGGTACTCGTTCGTCTCCGTGAGGTTATCCGTGCTGATAGTGACAAGCCGGCAATAGCCTGCTTCCATTTCCCGGTGCAGGCCGACTAGTCCTTCGTTCTGGCGCCGGTCCTTTGGGCAAAAGCCGCCGCGGCTCAGCACGATGATCATCGGGTCCGGGCCTTGAAGTTCGGATAATTTCCGCCGTACCGCGGTATGGTCGGAGAGCTCGTAATCAGGAAAACGGGCTCCGGGTATGATGTCGTTTCTCATGTTTCTGAAACTTTATTTCGTCCAGGATTTTGACTTGATCAAAATCCAAAAGATCATTAAGTGTGAAAGAATTACTGCGGGAGCATAAAACGTATAGATGTACCAAATGGTACCAAGATTGAATTTTGGTAAATTTACCTGCAAAACACTGCGCAATCCGTTTAACAGGTCCCCGAATCCCCACAGGCTGAATACCCACACCAGTGGAATGGCACCACGCCACTTGTACCGCAGCGCAAAGATAGAAGCAAGCGCCAGCGCCGCCGCCAAAAGATCACCGTAAGCGGAAGCATTAAGGTAATCACTTGGCAGTCTCTGATCGAACATATCCGGAACCAATAAGGTCATTCCCAGATAACGGAAAACCTGCACAAAGAGTAACGCAATTAGTGCAGAATTCAGGGGAAGTTTAGTAAGTGCCGGCCAAATGTACCATACCATGACGATAATGCAGACGAAAAGTGACAGCAGAAGCTGCATCCAGAATATGCTGACACTGTTGATCGTGAGTAGCATTCCCACCGGAGCCTGGGTAGTTAAATAAATTTGTTGCATGGCTAAATTGGAGGTTAAGTTGTTTTGTAAAGTTTTATCGTATAAAAAATATTTGCGGCGGCTAAAATCAATACCGACACAGGAATAACAGGAGGCTTTATGCCCAGCGGTAAAACATTAGCGGGGACATTAGGTTGAAGATGGACATAAACAGCCACGACCATCGTTCCAACGACAAGACATGACCCGAATATAATGAAGGTAGAAAAACGCCGGGCGTGCATTTTACTTTCAAAGGTCAAAGCCCCAAGCAGGATCAGTCCCGTAATAATTTCTGTGCCTACGCCGAACGGCCAGGCAAAGTCTCCGATGCCGCTGGTTATTAACTGCGTGTGAAACCAGCCACCAATTGTGGGTATTACCAATTTTAAAACGCCGAACATAAACATAAAGACACCCAGTATCCAGGATCTGATTTTTAAAGATTTCATGTTAATTTTTCATTTAAAGTTATTTGTGATTTTTTTCGTTGTTTGACTAGGAGGCTCAAACTATTGTTCAGACCGGCAGCTGATTTTTCAGCAATCTGAAGTGTTTTACGCCCTCCAATCTTTTGGCGTTCAGACAGTCTGAAGGTGTGCAGACTGGCCTTCGTAAAAGGGATAATCGGTATATCCTTTTTCATCGCCGCCGTAAAATGTTTCCCGATCATAGGCATTCAGCTCATAGCCGTTTTTGAATCTTTCTACGAGATCAGGATTGGCGATGAAGAACCGGCCGAATACGATGGCATCTGCATCCCCTTTTTGAAGCGTGTTTTCAGCATCTTCGCGGGTAAATCCCCCGGCAGCCAAAACTGGACCTTTAAAGATTTGACTTAATTGTCCGGCAGCAACCGGCGCCACATATCCTTCTTCTTTTTCTACGTTGTTCACAATCCGGGGATCAACTACATGCAGATAAGCCAGGCCAAATTGATTCAGCTGTTCAGCGACGTGGCTAAATAATGCAGCCGGATTAGAATCGCCCATACCTCCCCAAGTTCCACTTGGAGATACGCGAACTCCTACACGGTCGCCTCCCCAAACTGATGCAATAGCCTCCACTACTTCCAGTAAAAAGCGTGCGCGGTTTTCGATAGTGCCGCCATATTCATCGGTACGTTTGTTGGAGATGTCCTGTAAGAATTGGTCCACCAGGTAGCTGTTCGCGGCATGGAGTTCTACGCCATCAAATCCTGCTTTCATTGCATTTTCTGCTCCTTTGCGGAAATCTTCGATGATTGCATGGATTTCCGGTACGGTTAAGGCCCGGTTTTGAGAAGCCGGTAGCCATCCATTTGGCGTCAAAGCAAAATTTTCATGATATACCTCTGAAGGCCCTACCGGCAGCCCACCACCGGGTTGCAAATCCACATGTGACTGACGGCCTACGTGCCAAAGCTGCGAGAACATTTTACCGCCCTTTGCATGAACCGCGCTGGTTACCTTCTTCCAACCTTTAGTTTGTTCGTCAGTGTGAATTCCCGGCGCTCCAAAATAACCATGTCCGTTTGATGACACTACGGTCGCTTCTGATATGATCAAGCCACCCCTGGTTGCTCTTTGACTGTAATAGCTTGCCATCAGATCATTGGGGATATTACCCGGCATATCTGTTCTTAGCCTGGTAAGCGGGGCCATGATTACCCGGTGACCCAGTTCTAACCGGCCTAGTTTTACCGGTGTAAAAAGTTTAGCGTTGCGAAAGTCAGTTCCGGTTGATGTTTGTGTGTCCATTTTATTTTCTTTAATATTTTATAATTCTTTACCCTGTTAGCTTAGTAGCTGTATTTATCGTGTTTTAATACAGTTCAAAGTTGAAGCTAAATCTGCCATTAAATAGTATGCAGATTTTGAATATTAAACCATATCAGATGATGGGTTTATCAGCGTTCTGTCATGGCAGACCGGTAATTTCCTCCGGAAAATGCAAATTGAACAGCTGGCTTTGCTTGGGCTCAGGGTTGTTGCCTCGGCATTTTTTCAGGATATTAAACGAACATTAATTTTCGCTGGAGATATTTGTGATTACAATTGCTGAGAAGAAGGTGGTTAAAAAAGGAATTCTTTAAACAAGAAAATCCGAAACTGCCTGGTTTAGGATTTTTTTTCCGATCGGGTGCATTGGACAAAAAAAAGGGCAATGAACGCCCTTTTTTGCAACTAAAACAACACCACCTTACATCTTACTTGCGGTATCTTTTTTGGCCATTTTGTCCTTAGACATTTTATCCTTGCTCATCTTGCCTTTGCTCATCTTGTCATCAGACATTTTATCTTTTGACATTTTATCCTTGCTCATCTTGTCTTTGCTCATCTTGTCATCAGACATTTTATCCTTGCTCATTTTGTCTTTAGACATTTTATCTTTTGACATTTTGTCCTTGCTCATCTTGTCCATCTTTGCCATTTTGCCGGTATCCGTCGGTAAGCCGTGAACTGGGTTTGCCTGTGTAGTGATAGTTAAGCAAACCATCATTGCGGTAGCCATAAGGCCGGTTACTACTGATTTTAATTTTAGAGTTTTCATCGTTTTTCTTGTTTTTATTTACGTTTTTCTTGATTTGTCGTAGCTATACTAAAATCCTTACAATTTATTTTTTTAATATTAATTTGATGTTTCAGCAATGAGGCGGATTATACCTGGGCCATGCCGCCATCCACGCATATCTCGCTGCCGGTAATGAAGCTGGAGTCAGCTGATGCCAGAAATAATGTGGTAGTTGCTATTTCTTCAGGTTGCCCTATTCGCCCCATTGGGATCTGCGAAGACACTTGTTGCTTCATCTCTTCCCTTCCTGCAAAAGCAGCCGTTTCAATAGGGCCCGGACTTAGTACGTTAACGCGAATGCCTCTTGATTTCAGTTCGTTGGTCCATACTTTGGCATAAACTAAAAGGCCGGCCTTGCTTGCGCCATATGCACTTAGGTTTGGCATCCCTTTGATTGTTGCTATAGTGCCGGTCATAATTATAGATGCGTGGTCACGAAGCAATGGCAGCGCTTTTTGCACTGTAAAGAAAGTACCCTTTGCATTGAGATTAAACTGCTTATCAAAGCTTTCTTCGCTGACCTCTCCAAG
This genomic window contains:
- a CDS encoding ATP-binding protein → MDTENLAAQLLIANQDKAKFEAELILANIELGFQNEEKLKRAAELTIANNALDLLNKEKTKRAAELIIADKEFIFQIAEKEKLAAELVIAYTQLDAQNREREKRAAELILANTELIFQNKEKEKRAAELIVANEELLLQNRLKEKLAEELIIANKELIFQNLEKEKRADELIIANKKLVFENQEKGKRAAELIIANIELDFQDEEKEKRAAELLIALKELGYQDEEKSKRAAELIIANRELLVQKLEKERRAVAEAKKDEFFNMVSHEFKTPLTNIKVIHQLLEKKTDKADKLYPFLANASNSIKRLEKLIADLLDVTKINSGQIDLNITAFYFADALTNSIANVELTANQHEIILENSVELLYSGDQFRIEQVLINLLNNAIKYSPDARQVIVNAKVAKGRIEVCVKDFGVGIAATDIDNLFQRFYRVSKTAIQFQGVGLGLYIASEIIKKHKGTFSIQSEPGKGSTFCFSLPLNQTL
- a CDS encoding alkene reductase, translating into MDTQTSTGTDFRNAKLFTPVKLGRLELGHRVIMAPLTRLRTDMPGNIPNDLMASYYSQRATRGGLIISEATVVSSNGHGYFGAPGIHTDEQTKGWKKVTSAVHAKGGKMFSQLWHVGRQSHVDLQPGGGLPVGPSEVYHENFALTPNGWLPASQNRALTVPEIHAIIEDFRKGAENAMKAGFDGVELHAANSYLVDQFLQDISNKRTDEYGGTIENRARFLLEVVEAIASVWGGDRVGVRVSPSGTWGGMGDSNPAALFSHVAEQLNQFGLAYLHVVDPRIVNNVEKEEGYVAPVAAGQLSQIFKGPVLAAGGFTREDAENTLQKGDADAIVFGRFFIANPDLVERFKNGYELNAYDRETFYGGDEKGYTDYPFYEGQSAHLQTV
- a CDS encoding redoxin domain-containing protein, translated to MRNDIIPGARFPDYELSDHTAVRRKLSELQGPDPMIIVLSRGGFCPKDRRQNEGLVGLHREMEAGYCRLVTISTDNLTETNEYRSGVGAHWPFLSDAGRIVQKDLDIAEYTDSLHNPMIPHVIVLEPELFIHKIYDGYWFFGRPTMEDLRQDLREVTRKCRPDWDITTPEMKRAWQEGRKELFYPYGKTYVQTIRGQE
- a CDS encoding DUF1223 domain-containing protein, with translation MKSSRIFIAVACLGLTAIVAQAFTSIKSEKLTKAATPGKGFAVIELFTSEGCSSCPPADALVARVEKEVTDKPVYILAYHVDYWNRLGWKDVFSSPEYSARQNQYADWLNLSSVYTPQIVVNGRKEFVGSEEGTLRNAIKSDLEIAAKSELALNNIKVDGDKATIHYTTGAVNNSVLIVALVEKNATTKVQRGENGGRTLSHVQIVTQLKSIALNNSKDGTENLSLPHGFDPQKWELIGFVQNKANGEITGATKAEFPSVMNAQASN
- a CDS encoding aminotransferase-like domain-containing protein, with the protein product MIEQRQYRYEQVIQKIEETIQILQLKPGDKIPSVRKISTTLNVSTTTVFQAYSIMEDRGLITPRPRSGFVVSGKREGTSSSGKGIIPLPEFVNVYAMERIMMKNTRKYGVINFSILAPVNELLPIAKINKAMQAAIKEVAIDNYQYPFLEGHPRLLSQVALHSFEWNKRILPDDILITNGCLEAISLCLDTVTRRGDIVAVESPSYHAILQCLESRGLKALSISVDPATGLNIDELEVALMHNKVSACVFMPSCHNPTGASMPEENKIRLVKLLGERNIPLIEDDALGELYFGATRPLPAKAYDTYDNVLYCSSFSKTLPPGFRIGWVAAGKYQAEIEKHKFSNNISTNSLLQDAIGRYLEGGTYNAHLKKLRAAMKVQHIKYKEAILRHFPEIIKLSSPSGGFSFWIEFPEQLDITEMQKVALMKGISFCPGHIFSPSDRFKNYIRINSCPLFNAKIDSSLAIIGNLAKSMLLKD
- a CDS encoding SDR family oxidoreductase; translation: MKKLENKVAVITGATSGMALATAKLFVAEGAYVFITGRRQKELDEAVANIGSNVTGFLGDSANLADLDRLFETVKREKGHIDVLYASAGTAEYAPLGEVSEESFDKQFNLNAKGTFFTVQKALPLLRDHASIIMTGTIATIKGMPNLSAYGASKAGLLVYAKVWTNELKSRGIRVNVLSPGPIETAAFAGREEMKQQVSSQIPMGRIGQPEEIATTTLFLASADSSFITGSEICVDGGMAQV
- a CDS encoding pentapeptide MXKDX repeat protein; the encoded protein is MKTLKLKSVVTGLMATAMMVCLTITTQANPVHGLPTDTGKMAKMDKMSKDKMSKDKMSKDKMSKDKMSDDKMSKDKMSKDKMSKDKMSDDKMSKGKMSKDKMSKDKMAKKDTASKM